The following coding sequences are from one Coffea arabica cultivar ET-39 chromosome 11e, Coffea Arabica ET-39 HiFi, whole genome shotgun sequence window:
- the LOC140021247 gene encoding uncharacterized protein produces the protein MIDLLARLVDQQGQVPGNQQRDPEVGEDKALERFQKFAPPKFLGGPEPEVAENWFERMEDIFAALHYTEERQVTFAVFQLEGAALSWWNVVRAKWEREQTPRTWLNFTREFNEKFLPPLIQEKREDEFIKLRQGTSSVAEYETQFTRLSKFAPELVVSEQKRIRRFKQGLNVEIQKDLAAAQIDTFKDALEKAQRVEQA, from the coding sequence ATGATTGATTTACTGGCCCGCTTGGTTGACCAGCAGGGTCAAGTACCTGGTAACCAACAAAGGGACCCTGAAGTAGGCGAGGATAAGGCCCTGGagcggttccaaaagtttgctcctccaaaatttcttggaggacctGAACCTGAAGTTGCCGAGAATTGGTTCGAGCGAATGGAGGATATATTCGCCGCGTTGCATTACACTGAAGAGAGGCAAGTTACCTTcgccgttttccagctggaaggcGCGGCCctttcctggtggaacgtagtaagggccaagtgggaaagggaGCAAACCCCACGTACCTGGTTAAACTTCACTAGGGAATTCAATGAGAAATTCCTTCCACCCTTAATCCAggagaaaagggaggatgagtttattaaACTGCGCCAAGGCACTTCAAGTGTGGCAGAGTATGAGACCCAGTTCACCCGACTTTCTAAGTttgctccggaattggtagtGAGTGAACAAAAGCGCATAAGGCGGTTTAAACAAGGTTTGAATGTGGAAATCCAAAAGGATTTAGCTGCCGCTCAAATTGATACCTTTAAAGATGCGCTTGAAAAGGCTCAACGAGTGGAGCAGGCCTGA